A genomic segment from Coleofasciculus sp. FACHB-1120 encodes:
- a CDS encoding 2TM domain-containing protein, producing MPPRWPRKPDRNDPAYRRLDDRMNFAIHVAIFGACNSGLWFFHNLQNATWPWATWVTGGWALVLATHALYIFALADYSDPVAESANTSAGLGFQPKTKEKSKKTT from the coding sequence ATGCCTCCTCGTTGGCCTCGAAAACCAGACCGTAATGACCCCGCCTATCGTCGCCTCGACGATAGAATGAATTTTGCCATCCATGTGGCGATTTTTGGTGCCTGTAATTCTGGCTTGTGGTTTTTCCACAACTTGCAGAATGCTACATGGCCTTGGGCAACCTGGGTGACAGGCGGATGGGCGTTAGTCTTAGCTACCCACGCTCTGTATATCTTTGCACTCGCAGATTATTCCGACCCAGTAGCCGAATCTGCAAATACTAGTGCTGGTTTAGGATTCCAGCCCAAAACCAAAGAGAAATCCAAAAAAACTACCTAA
- the nrtS gene encoding nitrate/nitrite transporter NrtS has protein sequence MKTLKAYLVSLFDKEFIPTGLKTALFVGTLLFLINHGVAFFRGGMTRDRWISVLLTYLMPYLVSVYGQYAYRRKLIKTSAYQTKHF, from the coding sequence ATGAAGACACTTAAAGCATATCTTGTCAGCTTATTTGACAAAGAGTTTATCCCGACCGGATTGAAAACGGCTCTATTTGTCGGGACTCTTTTGTTTTTGATCAATCATGGGGTTGCCTTTTTCCGAGGCGGAATGACGCGCGATCGTTGGATTTCTGTATTACTAACCTACCTAATGCCTTATCTGGTTAGTGTTTACGGTCAATACGCTTATCGTCGCAAGTTAATCAAAACTTCTGCGTATCAAACTAAACATTTTTAG
- the moaC gene encoding cyclic pyranopterin monophosphate synthase MoaC, translating to MTQNFSQNQPLTHLDAHGEAQMVDVSGKEQTRRHAVAAAQVRMLLETFEAIQAGNAPKGDVLGTARLAGIMAAKQTSELIPLCHPLPIHKVEVHIVPDAQLPGYQIQAEVVTKAETGVEMEALTAVSVAALTLYDMAKALEKGMVIESIRLVSKTGGKSGDYLRQGQGS from the coding sequence ATGACGCAAAATTTTTCTCAAAATCAACCGCTCACTCATCTGGATGCCCACGGTGAGGCTCAGATGGTAGATGTTTCCGGCAAAGAACAAACTCGACGCCATGCTGTTGCTGCGGCACAAGTGCGGATGTTGCTAGAGACATTTGAGGCGATTCAGGCGGGGAACGCGCCGAAAGGAGATGTACTGGGAACTGCGAGATTGGCTGGGATTATGGCAGCAAAGCAGACTTCTGAGCTAATTCCCCTGTGTCATCCCTTGCCAATTCATAAAGTAGAAGTTCATATCGTGCCTGACGCCCAGTTGCCGGGATATCAGATTCAAGCGGAAGTCGTCACCAAGGCGGAAACTGGCGTGGAAATGGAAGCGCTAACAGCCGTTTCTGTCGCTGCACTTACCCTCTACGACATGGCGAAAGCGTTGGAAAAAGGGATGGTGATTGAATCGATTCGCTTGGTGAGTAAGACGGGTGGCAAGTCGGGAGATTACCTGCGCCAGGGACAGGGCAGTTAG
- the murJ gene encoding murein biosynthesis integral membrane protein MurJ encodes MTEKQKTARTLASIAGIVAIATLISKIFGLVRQQAIAAAFGVGVVADAYNYAYVIPGFLLILLGGINGPFHSAIVSVLAKQRDKSEAAPLVETITTMVGGILLLVTIVLILFAGVFINLVAPGLSETPQGMEVRAIAIQQLQIMAPMALMAGLIGIGFGTLNAADMYWLPSVSPLFSSITVIGGLAILALQLGNQINLPQYAQLGGLVLAGGSLAGAVLQWLVQLVAQWRAGLGKLRLRFDWHQPGVKDVLKVMGPATLSSGMLQINLYTDLFFASYIPTAAAAMTYAGLLVQTPLGIISNVILVPLLPVFSRLSAPENWPELKQRIRQGLLLTAITMLPLSALMITLAVPIVQVIYQRGAFKSGASELVASLLIAYGIGMFVYLGRDVLVRVFYALGDGETPFRISIVNIFLNALLDFILVQRFGAPGLILATVTVNTISVVALVWILNRKLNGLPWQEWSLPILGLTGASFVAGLASWGVSTGFQQVWNANGLLVQLLQLSVAGLVGLGVYALLATRLNLPEVDIFVSRIRQRFAR; translated from the coding sequence GTGACTGAAAAGCAGAAAACCGCTCGGACACTCGCTAGCATTGCCGGAATTGTGGCAATTGCTACGCTGATTAGTAAAATTTTTGGGTTGGTGCGTCAACAAGCGATCGCCGCCGCTTTTGGCGTGGGTGTCGTTGCCGATGCCTACAACTACGCTTATGTGATTCCTGGCTTTTTGCTGATCTTACTGGGCGGCATCAATGGCCCTTTTCACAGTGCGATTGTCAGCGTTTTAGCCAAGCAGCGCGACAAATCGGAAGCCGCGCCTTTAGTGGAGACGATTACAACGATGGTAGGCGGAATACTGCTACTCGTCACGATCGTCTTAATCCTGTTTGCGGGTGTTTTTATTAACCTGGTAGCACCCGGTTTAAGCGAGACGCCGCAAGGAATGGAAGTAAGAGCGATCGCGATCCAGCAGTTACAGATCATGGCTCCGATGGCACTGATGGCTGGGCTGATTGGGATTGGCTTTGGCACCCTCAATGCGGCGGATATGTACTGGCTACCCTCGGTTAGTCCCTTATTCTCCAGCATTACCGTAATTGGCGGGCTGGCAATCTTGGCGCTACAACTCGGCAACCAAATCAACCTACCCCAATACGCCCAACTGGGGGGGCTGGTTTTGGCGGGGGGAAGCCTTGCCGGTGCCGTGTTGCAGTGGCTAGTCCAACTCGTTGCCCAATGGCGGGCTGGCTTGGGTAAGTTACGCTTGCGGTTTGACTGGCATCAGCCAGGAGTCAAGGATGTCCTGAAGGTAATGGGACCGGCGACGCTTTCCTCTGGGATGCTGCAAATTAACCTCTACACCGATTTATTTTTCGCCTCGTATATCCCCACAGCCGCGGCTGCCATGACCTATGCGGGGCTTCTAGTTCAAACGCCCCTAGGAATTATCTCGAATGTAATTTTAGTCCCCCTGCTGCCGGTTTTTTCGCGACTCTCTGCCCCTGAAAATTGGCCCGAACTCAAGCAACGAATTCGTCAAGGATTACTCCTGACTGCGATTACCATGTTGCCTTTGAGTGCCCTGATGATAACGCTAGCAGTCCCCATCGTCCAAGTAATCTATCAACGCGGAGCCTTTAAGTCTGGGGCATCTGAGTTGGTGGCTTCATTGCTAATTGCTTATGGGATTGGGATGTTTGTCTACTTGGGGCGCGATGTACTGGTGCGGGTATTTTATGCCTTGGGCGATGGAGAGACGCCCTTTCGCATCAGTATCGTGAATATCTTCTTGAATGCTCTGCTAGATTTTATTCTTGTTCAACGTTTTGGCGCACCCGGTTTGATTTTAGCCACAGTGACGGTGAATACCATTTCAGTCGTGGCACTCGTTTGGATTTTGAATCGCAAGCTTAACGGCTTGCCTTGGCAAGAGTGGAGTTTGCCAATTTTGGGTTTGACAGGTGCTAGCTTTGTGGCTGGTTTAGCGAGTTGGGGTGTCAGTACAGGTTTTCAACAAGTCTGGAATGCGAATGGGTTGCTGGTGCAGTTGTTGCAACTTAGTGTCGCTGGGTTAGTCGGCTTAGGCGTTTATGCTTTGTTGGCGACGCGGCTAAATTTGCCAGAAGTCGATATTTTTGTGTCGCGGATTCGCCAACGCTTTGCGAGGTAG
- a CDS encoding serine/threonine-protein kinase: protein MNLTIGQTLGGHYQIMNSLGGGGFGQTYLAQDMYLPGTPRCVVKLLKPQATDPQTLQTARRLFETEAKVLHQLGNHDRIPRLFAYFEENQEFYLVQEFIEGGDLSQELPTGGSSGVIPPLSEDEVISLLQEILEILEFVHQQNVIHRDINPRNLIRRKQDNKLVLIDFGAVKRISTQIINGAKSSLTVAIGTPGYLPSEQANGNPKLSSDIYAVGMIGIQALTGLFPNELPEDPNTGEIIWRNHSSVSNSLANVLDKMVRYDFRQRYRSAAEALQALKDLKIPTGVTMMVSPSVKSPVRPTSQKKNKKSRSLPWKILISTIALGLGTGAAIFMVNFINSSNATDLYNQGKTFSELNRNEEALNAYDKALKIRPDYLEAWNGRGQILFNLNKYKEAIEAYDKAIQISPESFEAWAGRGYALDKLEQYKEGIDSFEKALSINPNSPEVWNGRGEAMTNLQQYQEAIESFDKAVQFKPDYYQAWYSRGWTLHNLQKYEEAIASYDKAVESKSDYSQAWYNRGNSLMSLQRYQDAIESYDKAVRFQPNHFKAWYSRGNALVNLQQYKDAIDSYTQVTKIQPNYSKGWYGIGWSLHQLQRYEEAIASYNQALKFNRGDYLIWYNRGNLLYNLKQYQEAIASYNRAVAIKPDHYESWFSRGNALFNVKRYEEAIASYDKAIRYKSDYQQAIEAKQRSQDQLKQEKEKLTQKSGAESDKPEKPKREKKK from the coding sequence ATGAACTTAACGATCGGACAAACACTGGGAGGACACTACCAAATCATGAACTCCTTGGGGGGAGGAGGGTTTGGTCAAACATATCTTGCCCAAGATATGTATCTTCCTGGCACGCCTCGATGCGTTGTTAAGCTACTCAAGCCTCAAGCAACCGATCCCCAGACGTTGCAAACCGCGAGACGCCTCTTCGAGACGGAAGCAAAAGTTCTGCACCAGTTAGGGAATCACGATCGGATTCCTCGGCTTTTTGCTTACTTCGAGGAAAATCAAGAGTTTTATCTGGTTCAAGAATTCATTGAAGGTGGCGATCTTAGCCAGGAACTCCCCACAGGTGGTAGCAGTGGAGTCATCCCGCCGCTATCTGAAGATGAAGTGATTTCTCTATTACAAGAAATTTTAGAAATATTAGAATTTGTTCATCAACAAAATGTTATTCACCGCGATATTAACCCGCGAAATTTAATTAGACGCAAACAAGATAATAAATTAGTTTTAATTGATTTTGGTGCAGTTAAACGAATTAGCACTCAAATAATTAATGGAGCTAAAAGTAGCTTGACTGTTGCCATTGGCACTCCCGGCTACTTGCCCAGCGAACAAGCGAACGGAAACCCCAAGTTAAGCAGTGATATCTATGCGGTAGGCATGATAGGAATTCAGGCTCTCACCGGCTTATTTCCTAACGAATTACCAGAAGATCCTAATACGGGTGAAATTATTTGGCGCAACCATTCCTCAGTCAGCAACTCCCTGGCAAATGTGTTAGACAAAATGGTGCGTTATGATTTTCGGCAGCGCTACCGATCTGCTGCTGAAGCATTGCAAGCTCTGAAAGATTTGAAGATACCAACGGGTGTCACAATGATGGTTTCACCCTCTGTCAAATCACCTGTTCGTCCGACAAGCCAGAAAAAAAACAAAAAATCGCGTTCCCTTCCCTGGAAAATTTTAATTTCAACAATTGCCCTAGGATTGGGAACGGGGGCAGCCATTTTCATGGTTAATTTTATTAACTCTTCTAATGCGACTGACTTGTATAACCAAGGCAAGACATTTTCAGAATTAAATCGAAATGAAGAAGCGCTTAATGCTTATGACAAAGCCCTTAAAATTAGACCAGACTATCTAGAAGCGTGGAATGGTCGCGGTCAAATCCTCTTCAACCTGAATAAATACAAAGAAGCGATCGAAGCTTACGACAAAGCCATTCAGATTAGCCCAGAATCCTTTGAAGCTTGGGCGGGTCGGGGCTATGCGCTAGATAAATTGGAGCAATACAAAGAGGGGATTGATTCTTTTGAGAAAGCTTTAAGCATTAATCCCAATTCACCAGAAGTTTGGAATGGTCGCGGTGAAGCAATGACGAATTTGCAGCAATATCAAGAAGCGATTGAATCTTTTGATAAGGCGGTGCAATTTAAGCCGGACTACTATCAAGCTTGGTACAGTAGGGGCTGGACGCTGCACAATTTGCAAAAATACGAGGAAGCGATCGCGTCTTATGACAAAGCTGTAGAATCCAAATCCGACTACTCCCAAGCTTGGTACAATCGGGGTAACTCGCTAATGAGCTTACAACGTTATCAAGACGCGATTGAATCTTATGACAAGGCGGTAAGATTTCAACCGAATCACTTCAAAGCTTGGTATAGCCGGGGGAATGCGTTAGTGAATTTGCAGCAATATAAAGATGCAATTGACTCGTATACACAAGTTACTAAAATTCAGCCAAATTACTCTAAAGGCTGGTACGGGATTGGTTGGTCGCTGCATCAATTACAACGATATGAAGAAGCGATCGCTTCCTATAACCAAGCCTTAAAATTTAATCGGGGCGATTACCTCATTTGGTACAATCGAGGCAATTTACTTTATAACTTGAAACAATATCAAGAAGCGATCGCGTCTTATAATCGAGCCGTTGCCATCAAGCCAGATCACTACGAAAGCTGGTTCAGCCGAGGGAATGCGTTGTTTAACGTAAAGCGGTACGAAGAAGCGATCGCTTCTTATGACAAAGCGATTCGATACAAGTCAGATTACCAGCAAGCCATAGAAGCCAAACAGCGATCGCAGGATCAACTGAAGCAGGAAAAAGAAAAGCTAACTCAAAAATCAGGTGCAGAGTCAGATAAACCAGAAAAGCCGAAGCGTGAGAAAAAGAAATAA
- a CDS encoding serine/threonine-protein kinase has product MAWAAGHSLQNGKYTIEKVLGGGRFGITYLANAKGERVVIKTLGDALLNNSDFNRFQQNFVKEAFKLAKCQHPHIVRMLEEPFLEQEPSQNKELWCIAMEYVAGIDLAHRQSAILSIEEARCYIQQIGEALMVVHQKQMVHRDVKPANIMIRSGKSEAVLIDFGLARDFDRKLSASVLDTEAEPNFAAPELYSRTAELGAYTDIYSLAATLYNLLTGQLPTSAKERQLNNTPLKPPKEINPQISDKVNRAILRGMELDAKERPKSVEEWLDDLGWKREATGIPNSQIEAESDRQTRLAEQQVKLGVANLWIAVVIGVVSILVGVLLTVYGDQLKSIFVNPSSPPSSEPSPATTSKTQSSPIKSLPKN; this is encoded by the coding sequence ATGGCTTGGGCGGCTGGACATTCGTTACAGAACGGCAAGTACACTATCGAGAAAGTGCTTGGAGGGGGTCGCTTTGGTATTACCTATCTCGCTAATGCCAAAGGTGAAAGGGTTGTCATAAAAACCCTGGGTGATGCTCTGCTGAATAACTCGGACTTTAACAGGTTTCAGCAAAACTTTGTTAAAGAAGCATTCAAACTGGCTAAATGCCAACATCCTCATATTGTGCGGATGCTTGAGGAACCGTTTCTAGAACAGGAGCCATCCCAAAACAAAGAACTGTGGTGTATTGCGATGGAGTATGTTGCTGGAATTGATCTAGCCCATCGACAAAGCGCTATTTTATCAATTGAAGAAGCTCGCTGTTATATTCAGCAGATTGGTGAAGCTTTAATGGTGGTGCATCAGAAGCAGATGGTGCATCGGGATGTGAAACCAGCCAATATTATGATTAGGTCGGGTAAGAGTGAGGCTGTTTTAATTGATTTTGGGTTAGCGCGGGATTTTGACCGCAAGTTGAGTGCAAGCGTTCTTGATACGGAGGCTGAACCAAATTTTGCTGCGCCTGAACTTTATTCCCGAACTGCTGAATTAGGAGCTTATACCGATATTTATTCCCTAGCCGCAACGCTATACAACTTATTAACAGGACAACTGCCCACCAGTGCAAAGGAGCGTCAGCTTAACAATACTCCTTTGAAGCCACCAAAAGAAATCAATCCTCAGATAAGTGATAAAGTAAATCGCGCTATTCTTCGGGGAATGGAACTAGATGCTAAAGAGCGCCCTAAGTCAGTAGAGGAATGGCTGGACGATTTGGGATGGAAGCGTGAGGCGACTGGTATCCCTAATTCGCAGATTGAAGCGGAATCAGATAGACAGACACGATTAGCAGAGCAACAAGTTAAGTTAGGAGTCGCAAATTTGTGGATAGCAGTGGTGATTGGGGTAGTATCAATTTTGGTGGGGGTGTTGTTAACAGTATATGGCGATCAATTGAAATCTATTTTCGTCAATCCTTCCTCGCCACCCTCTTCAGAACCATCGCCAGCTACCACTTCAAAAACACAAAGTTCGCCTATTAAATCGCTGCCAAAAAACTAG
- a CDS encoding serine/threonine-protein kinase, with amino-acid sequence MFWTAGQQLDNGKYVIDSILGQGGFGVTYKARHGRLNHLTFVIKTPNPFLRKDREYARYVERFIKEAQLLAQLCANPHPHIVRVSDLFEEGDMPCLVMEYIPGENLSHAVECKGALPETEAVEYIRQVGDALAFIHQAKLVHRDTHPGNIMLRPGRDADLSRLSQAILIDFGLAGEILPKSPTSRHFANKDFAPYEQMKGSVAPTVDVYCLAASLYYAVTREYPATAWDRRYHSADLVAPQQHNPRISKELNQAILAGMALEPENRPQSMEEWLQMLVPEVTGDDLSSERGIDYNKLRKLLASRNWEEADQETGDRILEAIGQEDWWDVTSNDIDKFPCADLGTIDTLWIKYSNGRFGFSVQKRIWESVGGKPGSCDYEIYEKFGDRIGWYVKQEDEWLPRSNLTFTLNAVEGHLPSAPLHPWESVAPELTLCVVYDWVCLVLRIETCKV; translated from the coding sequence ATGTTTTGGACGGCAGGGCAACAGTTGGACAATGGCAAGTACGTCATTGACAGCATTCTAGGGCAAGGAGGATTTGGGGTTACTTACAAAGCAAGGCATGGGAGGCTGAATCATCTAACATTTGTGATCAAAACTCCCAACCCGTTTTTGAGAAAAGATCGAGAATATGCCCGGTATGTAGAGCGGTTTATCAAAGAAGCCCAACTGCTAGCCCAACTGTGTGCCAATCCTCATCCCCATATTGTGCGGGTTAGCGACTTATTTGAGGAAGGCGATATGCCTTGCTTGGTGATGGAGTATATTCCAGGGGAAAACTTATCTCACGCAGTAGAGTGCAAGGGGGCGTTACCTGAAACTGAGGCGGTGGAGTATATTCGTCAGGTTGGGGATGCTTTGGCATTCATACATCAAGCGAAGCTGGTACATCGAGATACCCATCCGGGTAACATCATGCTGCGTCCAGGTAGAGATGCTGATTTATCCCGTCTGTCTCAAGCTATTTTGATAGATTTTGGGTTGGCTGGAGAAATTCTTCCTAAAAGCCCTACTTCAAGACATTTTGCCAATAAAGATTTTGCTCCCTACGAGCAAATGAAGGGTAGTGTAGCGCCTACCGTAGATGTGTACTGTCTCGCTGCCTCACTGTACTATGCCGTTACTCGTGAATATCCGGCAACTGCTTGGGATCGCAGGTATCACAGCGCTGATTTAGTGGCACCACAGCAACACAATCCCAGGATTAGCAAAGAGTTGAATCAGGCAATTCTGGCAGGGATGGCATTAGAACCGGAAAACCGCCCTCAATCAATGGAGGAGTGGTTGCAGATGTTGGTTCCAGAGGTTACTGGTGACGATTTGAGTTCTGAGAGGGGAATAGATTACAACAAACTGCGAAAGTTACTAGCATCTAGGAACTGGGAAGAAGCAGATCAAGAAACAGGAGACAGGATACTAGAGGCAATCGGTCAAGAAGACTGGTGGGATGTCACATCAAACGATATAGATAAATTTCCCTGTGCCGACCTCGGCACGATTGACACTCTCTGGATAAAATACAGCAATGGGCGCTTTGGCTTTAGCGTGCAAAAGCGCATCTGGGAAAGCGTCGGTGGGAAACCGGGTTCGTGTGACTATGAAATATATGAGAAGTTTGGCGATCGCATCGGCTGGTACGTGAAACAAGAAGACGAATGGCTCCCCCGAAGTAACCTGACCTTTACCCTCAATGCCGTAGAGGGGCATCTCCCGTCTGCACCCTTGCACCCTTGGGAAAGTGTTGCACCCGAATTGACGTTGTGTGTTGTATATGATTGGGTATGTCTTGTTCTCCGCATTGAGACTTGTAAAGTCTAG
- a CDS encoding DUF3181 family protein, with translation MARTNTSEAIESLAAEIGENVYIDVAKWHLYLQDAKLHTVVAEKLYPLLADKSLDENQVSKVLQNIPVKLGGGKREVPLVDLLPTQCQANLMELLEEFQRNL, from the coding sequence ATGGCTAGAACCAACACTTCTGAAGCAATTGAATCCCTCGCCGCCGAAATCGGCGAAAACGTTTACATCGATGTGGCTAAATGGCACCTCTATTTGCAAGATGCCAAGCTGCATACGGTTGTGGCAGAAAAGTTGTATCCCCTATTGGCTGATAAGTCTCTAGATGAAAATCAGGTGTCGAAAGTCCTGCAAAATATTCCCGTCAAGTTAGGCGGCGGGAAGCGGGAAGTTCCTCTAGTGGATTTGTTGCCTACGCAGTGTCAGGCAAACCTGATGGAGCTTCTGGAAGAATTCCAGCGCAACCTATAA
- the sfsA gene encoding DNA/RNA nuclease SfsA, with amino-acid sequence MDWLYRYPTLSSGILLKRYKRFFADIELASGEVITAHCPNTGPMTGVSTPGSPVQVSYSDNPKRKLPYTWEMIQVYDTEPTWVGVNTALPNRVVKLALEKFLFPTLGNYSQVRFEVPYGVEKNSRVDFLLTGNDSDLPIYLEVKSTTWAQGKLVLFPDTVTTRGQKHLRELTALIPQMRAVMLYFVNRGDCTHFAPGDTTDPLYGKLLRDAIAQGVEVLPCRFEVTPEGIRYLGLADFLPSMPAETTCLSLAE; translated from the coding sequence ATGGATTGGCTCTACCGCTACCCGACTCTCTCCTCCGGAATTTTGCTCAAACGCTACAAGCGTTTCTTTGCCGATATTGAACTTGCGTCCGGGGAGGTTATTACCGCCCATTGTCCAAATACCGGCCCAATGACTGGGGTTTCAACGCCCGGTAGTCCCGTGCAGGTGTCGTATAGCGACAATCCCAAGCGGAAATTGCCCTATACCTGGGAAATGATTCAAGTTTACGATACCGAACCGACTTGGGTGGGAGTGAATACCGCTTTGCCTAATCGGGTCGTTAAGTTAGCACTAGAAAAGTTCCTGTTCCCAACATTGGGCAATTACAGCCAAGTTCGTTTTGAGGTGCCCTATGGAGTAGAAAAAAATAGCCGGGTAGATTTTTTACTGACTGGTAATGACTCCGATTTACCCATTTATTTGGAAGTCAAAAGCACGACTTGGGCGCAAGGGAAACTGGTGCTATTTCCCGATACAGTCACGACACGAGGACAAAAGCATCTGCGGGAACTGACCGCGTTAATTCCTCAGATGCGGGCGGTAATGCTTTATTTTGTGAATCGCGGTGACTGTACTCATTTTGCGCCTGGAGACACTACCGATCCACTGTATGGAAAATTATTGCGCGATGCGATCGCCCAAGGGGTGGAAGTATTACCCTGTCGCTTTGAAGTTACCCCAGAAGGAATTCGCTACTTGGGTTTAGCCGATTTTCTGCCTTCAATGCCCGCAGAGACAACTTGCCTATCTTTGGCAGAATAG
- a CDS encoding NAD(+) kinase: MELKNVIIAHKAGDPLSRSWAEKCAKQLEKRNCHVLMGPSGAKDNPYPVFLASAMHPIDVAIVLGGDGTALAAARHLSPEKIPILAVNVGGHLGFLTQPFEDFQDTEQLWDRLSEYRYAIERRMMLQAALFEGNRTNLEPVSDRYLALNEMCIKPASADRMITSILEMEIDGEVVDQYQGDGLIVSTPTGSTCYTISANGPIVHSGMEAITVTPICPLSLASRPIVIPSGSVVSVWPLADYELNTKLWMDGVLATAIWPGQRVDIRMANCLAKFIILRENYSYYQTLREKLQWAGARIRYSNNHRN, translated from the coding sequence TTGGAGCTAAAAAACGTCATTATTGCACACAAGGCGGGAGATCCCCTCAGCCGTAGCTGGGCAGAAAAGTGCGCCAAACAACTGGAAAAACGCAATTGCCACGTACTGATGGGGCCAAGTGGGGCAAAGGATAACCCCTACCCAGTGTTTTTGGCTTCTGCAATGCATCCCATCGACGTGGCGATAGTATTGGGCGGCGATGGTACGGCTTTGGCTGCGGCGCGGCATCTATCTCCAGAGAAAATCCCGATTTTGGCGGTAAATGTGGGGGGACACCTGGGATTTTTAACCCAGCCGTTTGAGGATTTTCAAGATACGGAGCAACTTTGGGACAGACTTAGTGAATATCGCTATGCAATCGAGCGGCGGATGATGTTGCAGGCGGCGTTATTTGAGGGAAATCGCACGAATTTAGAACCTGTGAGCGATCGCTACCTTGCACTCAATGAAATGTGCATCAAACCTGCCTCTGCCGACCGCATGATTACCTCGATATTAGAAATGGAAATTGATGGCGAGGTGGTCGATCAATATCAGGGAGATGGACTGATTGTTTCTACTCCCACTGGCTCCACTTGCTACACCATCTCTGCCAATGGCCCGATTGTCCACTCTGGCATGGAAGCGATTACCGTTACGCCCATCTGCCCGCTAAGTCTGGCGAGTCGCCCAATTGTCATCCCTTCTGGTTCTGTCGTCAGCGTTTGGCCTTTGGCTGACTACGAGCTAAACACTAAACTATGGATGGATGGCGTCTTGGCAACTGCCATTTGGCCCGGACAGCGCGTTGATATTCGCATGGCAAATTGTCTTGCTAAGTTCATTATTTTGCGGGAAAACTATTCTTATTACCAGACCCTCCGCGAAAAGTTGCAATGGGCAGGAGCCAGAATTCGGTACAGTAATAATCACCGGAATTAG